From a single Eisenibacter elegans DSM 3317 genomic region:
- a CDS encoding vWA domain-containing protein, whose amino-acid sequence MSQFDSMDFNLSFNNFDPADIQVDETINAVFAIDVSPSIQAYVKDLNHAFNDFTETMQKSHVADQLMVSMVEFSEKVQVKSGFQPIKQIPKMQFKPQGHGTALHDAVKLGLEMALDYRQNLEASGVMAKTLVFVITDGMDNSSRFSAAQVKQALGDILAKESNAFSFTTILFGVGNAAQFEQAQQAMGLQHLAKVGTSGAEIRKMINFISQSISNTAANNQISF is encoded by the coding sequence ATGAGCCAATTCGATTCAATGGATTTCAACCTAAGTTTTAATAACTTTGACCCTGCCGATATTCAAGTAGACGAAACCATCAATGCTGTGTTTGCCATTGATGTCTCCCCCTCGATACAGGCCTATGTCAAAGACCTGAACCACGCCTTTAATGACTTTACAGAAACAATGCAGAAATCGCACGTAGCCGACCAACTGATGGTTTCTATGGTAGAGTTTTCGGAAAAGGTACAGGTCAAAAGCGGCTTTCAGCCCATCAAGCAAATCCCCAAGATGCAGTTCAAACCCCAAGGCCACGGCACCGCCCTACACGATGCCGTAAAACTGGGGCTAGAAATGGCACTTGACTACCGCCAAAACCTTGAAGCCTCAGGCGTGATGGCCAAAACCTTGGTTTTTGTCATTACAGACGGGATGGACAACAGCTCGCGCTTCAGCGCCGCACAAGTAAAACAGGCGCTGGGCGATATCCTAGCCAAGGAGAGTAATGCCTTTTCGTTTACAACCATCCTCTTTGGCGTGGGCAATGCCGCGCAGTTTGAGCAAGCCCAACAAGCGATGGGGTTGCAGCACTTGGCCAAAGTAGGTACTTCTGGAGCCGAAATTCGTAAGATGATTAATTTCATCAGCCAATCAATCTCTAACACAGCGGCCAATAACCAAATCAGTTTTTAA
- a CDS encoding aspartate kinase, which produces MELKIFKFGGASVESPARVRNVVQLVATHFQTNSPNPKLVIVVSAMGKMTNAFEVLLEACWHNKPTQEAWQHIYQYHQGQAEALFTSSEGIHSQLAHYYREIQALAADIHQYQVYDQAYDALVSYGELLSTTMLAAALQQAGLPVVWMDARQLIRTDHTWREGKVIWDTTQAQICAALTPPLTEGHLVLTQGFLGGTPDGHTTTLGREGSDFTGAILAHCLDAQSLTIWKDVPGVLNADPKRVAHTTLYERLSYRESAEMSTYGASVIHPKTIKPLVEKQIPLFVRSFINPEAAGTRIAEEPSDKQVPNIIFKDNQVVIHIQSDSFALMNSKLLSTILQACEEANLAVNFIQTFATQLAIATNPHQSRLEQVQVLLQKAGFTVKCTTGLQLITLQRYNDDTLSTILAGRKPYLLQRSEALCQLLV; this is translated from the coding sequence ATGGAATTGAAAATATTTAAATTTGGCGGTGCTTCGGTCGAAAGTCCGGCCCGTGTGCGTAATGTGGTGCAGTTGGTTGCCACACATTTTCAAACAAACTCTCCAAACCCAAAATTGGTCATTGTAGTGTCAGCTATGGGCAAGATGACCAATGCCTTTGAGGTGCTTTTGGAGGCCTGCTGGCACAATAAGCCGACTCAAGAGGCCTGGCAGCATATCTATCAATATCACCAAGGGCAGGCCGAGGCACTTTTTACCTCCTCCGAGGGGATACACAGCCAACTGGCGCACTATTATCGGGAGATACAGGCATTGGCGGCAGACATTCATCAGTACCAAGTCTACGACCAAGCCTACGATGCTCTGGTAAGTTATGGCGAGCTACTCTCGACAACAATGCTGGCGGCGGCACTACAGCAGGCTGGGCTGCCCGTAGTGTGGATGGATGCGCGCCAGCTAATCCGTACAGACCATACTTGGCGCGAGGGGAAAGTGATTTGGGACACTACCCAAGCCCAAATTTGCGCAGCGCTCACCCCCCCACTGACAGAGGGACACCTTGTGTTGACACAAGGCTTCTTGGGGGGCACACCCGATGGGCACACCACGACGCTCGGGCGCGAAGGCTCGGATTTTACGGGTGCTATCTTGGCCCATTGCTTAGACGCACAATCGCTCACCATCTGGAAAGATGTACCCGGTGTGCTCAATGCAGACCCCAAACGCGTAGCCCATACGACATTGTACGAGCGCTTGTCGTATCGGGAGAGCGCCGAGATGAGTACCTATGGCGCTTCAGTCATACACCCTAAGACTATCAAGCCCTTGGTCGAAAAGCAAATTCCACTATTTGTCCGTTCGTTTATCAATCCGGAGGCTGCCGGAACACGCATTGCCGAGGAGCCCTCTGACAAGCAAGTACCTAATATTATCTTCAAAGACAATCAGGTAGTGATACATATCCAATCGGATAGCTTTGCACTGATGAATAGCAAGCTGCTCAGCACCATCTTGCAGGCCTGTGAGGAAGCCAATCTGGCGGTCAATTTTATCCAAACCTTTGCCACACAGCTAGCCATAGCAACCAACCCACACCAATCGAGATTGGAACAAGTACAGGTCTTGCTCCAAAAAGCAGGCTTTACGGTCAAATGTACCACAGGATTGCAACTGATTACGCTACAGCGCTACAACGACGATACCTTATCGACTATATTGGCCGGCAGAAAGCCCTATTTGCTACAACGCAGCGAGGCCTTGTGTCAGCTATTGGTGTGA
- a CDS encoding isochorismatase family protein: MKNQHAFLIIDAQYDFCHPNGALYVPGAEKDMERLSRFISANAPKIDHICITLDSHPVNDISHPSFWQDKNGKFPAPFTQITLADVQGGQWTPRFFPKEAIKYLEELEKQGQFPHLIWPEHCLIGSKGNALDDQLMTALVDWTRQGKYYQAVTKGTYPLTEHFGIFMAQIPVADRPETQLNQSLIKTLENYQNVYVAGEAKSHCVATSIKQALDYAPGLANKMVIIEDCMSDVPNLGHLGQPIYEEAKKRNIRFARIQDITLN, from the coding sequence ATGAAAAATCAACACGCCTTTCTCATTATTGACGCTCAGTATGATTTTTGCCACCCCAATGGTGCACTCTATGTGCCCGGAGCCGAGAAAGATATGGAGCGCCTCAGCCGCTTTATCAGTGCCAATGCGCCCAAGATAGATCATATCTGCATTACGCTTGACTCCCATCCGGTCAATGACATCTCGCATCCTTCGTTTTGGCAAGACAAAAACGGGAAGTTCCCCGCTCCATTTACCCAAATTACGCTAGCCGACGTACAGGGTGGCCAATGGACTCCGCGCTTCTTTCCCAAAGAGGCTATCAAGTATCTCGAAGAGTTAGAAAAACAAGGGCAATTCCCTCACCTAATCTGGCCCGAACACTGCCTCATCGGCTCGAAAGGCAATGCCCTTGATGACCAACTAATGACGGCGCTCGTAGACTGGACGCGCCAAGGCAAATATTACCAAGCCGTAACCAAGGGTACTTACCCGTTGACGGAGCACTTTGGGATTTTTATGGCGCAAATTCCGGTGGCTGACCGCCCCGAAACACAGCTCAACCAAAGCTTAATCAAGACGCTGGAAAACTATCAGAATGTGTATGTAGCCGGAGAGGCCAAATCACACTGTGTGGCAACGAGCATCAAACAAGCGCTGGACTATGCCCCCGGGCTGGCCAACAAAATGGTCATCATTGAAGACTGTATGTCGGATGTGCCCAACCTAGGTCATCTCGGCCAACCAATTTATGAAGAAGCCAAAAAACGTAACATTCGTTTTGCCCGCATCCAAGACATTACCCTCAACTAA
- a CDS encoding TonB-dependent receptor produces the protein MKRFILTILLLCTSLAYGFAQTGTIRGKLVDEANGEEIIGATVIIEGTTTGTITDINGDFVINNAPVGTHTLVISYVSYKTKKMEGLRVEAGKVTVLNTSLEEDVQSLGEVVVVAERETNSMVSVLKEIRQAKQVVSGISAEQIAKSLDGNSAQVMTRVPGVTIVDGRFVMIRGVSDRYNAVMINNAYAPSTEIDSRSFSFDLLPSNVLDRMLIYKSGAAEYPGDFAGGVIKMYTRHTVDENFTTISVGTAFRQNTTFEKAFFSQGSATDVLGFDNGFRSIPNTFPNNLRDLSRNSTELQNIGRSLPNNFDATESMAAPDVKLGFAMGRKFNLFNRAATNLTAINYSNTAQFQAVERYRYGQFEPSRGQSPQLYRFEDSFYGRNVRLGIISNFNLRLNANNSLSFKNMYNQLSEHETTFRNGFNFFQRSELFNNYAYYYLSRSIYSGQIEGNHEVSDRTSINWVFSANYINRSEPDYRRFRRVESTDEPGTFVLIDPPNANPFDAGRFYSSLNEIQVGNGFNYQHKLGANLSDEESKKLKLGYYVDYRARNFSARYFSYVYPGFDDPVIKDQLLRLPNSQIFAPENISRTNGFRLDEGTNASDTYTGTQLLTAGYASLELPLDRWTLAFGGRAEYNIQTLTSALQSGEAVNVNNPIFAALPFANIAYNFNTRSLMRVAYGRTVNRPEFRELAPFLFYDFNKDVNIVGNPNLGTAFIDNLDLRYEFYPSPSQTVIIGGFYKRFTNPIEQRVAQVADGQQFSFINADFANNLGVELELRKEFIMASSPVFKYLTLVLNTSYIYSRVDLGEAIQGGQDRERALQGQSPYIVNLASFWENPKTGWSFNAFYNVFGPRIFTVGDSQFPTIYELQRHSIDLTVGKKIKALELRAGVQDLLNFKYRFYQDSNRDAKIDLAVDEPIFLFRRGALYSLTATYQF, from the coding sequence ATGAAGAGGTTTATTTTAACAATATTATTACTGTGTACAAGCTTGGCTTATGGCTTTGCTCAAACAGGCACTATCCGCGGAAAGCTCGTAGATGAGGCTAATGGTGAAGAAATCATTGGCGCGACCGTCATCATAGAAGGGACGACTACCGGTACAATTACAGACATCAACGGTGATTTTGTGATTAACAATGCCCCTGTCGGTACACACACCCTGGTTATCTCGTATGTATCATACAAAACCAAGAAAATGGAAGGCTTGCGCGTCGAGGCCGGTAAGGTAACCGTACTCAATACTTCTCTGGAAGAGGACGTACAGAGCCTTGGTGAAGTTGTTGTGGTCGCCGAACGGGAGACGAATTCGATGGTTTCTGTACTAAAGGAAATCCGTCAAGCAAAACAAGTAGTGAGCGGTATCTCGGCAGAACAAATCGCCAAATCACTCGATGGCAACTCTGCGCAAGTAATGACCCGTGTGCCAGGAGTAACTATTGTAGACGGGCGTTTTGTGATGATTCGTGGTGTGAGCGATCGCTACAATGCAGTGATGATTAACAATGCCTATGCTCCTAGCACAGAAATAGATAGCCGTTCGTTCTCTTTTGACCTGCTACCCAGCAATGTGTTGGATAGAATGCTTATTTATAAGTCAGGGGCTGCAGAATATCCCGGAGACTTTGCTGGTGGAGTAATCAAGATGTATACCCGACACACCGTAGATGAGAATTTCACAACGATATCGGTAGGGACGGCCTTCCGCCAAAATACCACATTTGAGAAGGCGTTTTTTTCGCAGGGAAGTGCTACCGATGTTTTAGGCTTTGACAATGGCTTTAGGTCTATCCCCAATACTTTCCCTAATAATTTGAGAGACTTGTCTCGAAACTCTACAGAATTGCAAAATATTGGCCGTTCGTTACCCAACAACTTTGATGCTACTGAGAGTATGGCCGCTCCTGATGTGAAATTGGGTTTTGCTATGGGCCGTAAGTTCAATCTTTTCAACCGAGCCGCCACCAACCTAACGGCGATTAATTATTCCAACACTGCCCAGTTTCAGGCTGTAGAGCGTTACCGTTATGGACAATTTGAGCCTTCACGAGGCCAGAGTCCACAGCTGTATCGTTTTGAAGACTCTTTTTATGGCCGTAATGTAAGATTGGGCATCATCAGCAATTTCAATCTAAGACTGAACGCCAATAATTCTTTGAGCTTCAAGAATATGTACAACCAACTTAGTGAGCACGAAACCACATTCCGAAACGGATTTAATTTTTTCCAACGCTCTGAGTTGTTCAACAACTATGCGTATTACTACTTATCGCGCAGCATTTACTCAGGGCAAATAGAAGGTAATCACGAAGTTAGCGACCGAACCTCCATCAACTGGGTATTTAGTGCAAATTATATCAACCGTAGTGAGCCTGATTATCGCCGCTTCCGTCGTGTGGAAAGTACTGATGAGCCGGGCACTTTTGTCTTGATTGACCCTCCCAACGCCAATCCTTTTGACGCAGGCAGATTTTATTCTAGCTTGAATGAAATCCAAGTAGGCAACGGTTTCAACTATCAACATAAGCTAGGCGCTAACCTATCAGATGAAGAGAGTAAGAAACTGAAACTTGGTTATTATGTAGATTATAGAGCTCGTAATTTCTCAGCCCGTTATTTCTCTTATGTATATCCGGGCTTTGATGATCCAGTAATCAAAGATCAACTCCTACGTTTACCTAACAGCCAAATATTTGCTCCTGAAAACATTAGCAGAACCAACGGCTTCCGACTAGATGAAGGCACCAATGCGTCTGATACATATACAGGCACACAGTTACTTACTGCTGGTTATGCAAGTTTAGAGTTGCCCTTAGACCGCTGGACTCTTGCTTTTGGAGGCCGAGCAGAGTATAACATCCAAACACTCACTAGCGCTCTCCAAAGTGGTGAGGCAGTGAATGTAAATAATCCGATTTTTGCGGCCTTGCCTTTTGCCAATATTGCATACAACTTCAATACACGTAGCTTGATGCGTGTAGCTTATGGCCGTACTGTCAATAGACCTGAGTTTAGAGAGTTAGCGCCCTTTTTGTTTTATGACTTTAACAAGGACGTAAACATTGTTGGTAATCCTAATTTGGGCACAGCCTTTATTGATAATCTCGACCTCAGATACGAGTTTTATCCTTCGCCAAGCCAAACGGTCATTATAGGAGGTTTTTATAAACGCTTTACCAACCCTATTGAGCAACGTGTAGCACAGGTAGCCGATGGGCAACAATTCAGCTTTATCAACGCTGATTTTGCCAACAACCTTGGTGTGGAGTTAGAACTACGCAAAGAATTCATTATGGCATCGTCTCCAGTGTTCAAATACCTTACGCTCGTACTCAATACTTCTTATATATATAGCCGCGTAGATCTAGGCGAGGCTATTCAAGGAGGCCAAGACCGTGAAAGAGCCTTGCAGGGTCAATCACCTTATATCGTAAACCTTGCCTCTTTCTGGGAAAATCCAAAAACAGGATGGAGTTTCAATGCTTTTTATAATGTTTTTGGTCCACGAATCTTTACAGTGGGAGATAGCCAGTTCCCTACTATTTATGAACTACAAAGACATAGCATCGACTTGACTGTGGGCAAAAAAATCAAGGCACTAGAGTTGAGAGCTGGTGTTCAAGATTTGCTCAACTTCAAATATAGATTCTACCAAGACTCTAACCGCGATGCTAAAATAGATCTAGCAGTGGATGAACCCATCTTCCTTTTCAGAAGAGGTGCACTCTACTCACTCACTGCGACTTATCAGTTCTAA
- a CDS encoding tetratricopeptide repeat protein: MKRLIPFLWLLASLNTFLYAQSGGQSVLYKLSTESLENLIQSNTDDSTKVEVYNELAQRHIFKQELSQALEYAQKALSLSNQLAYEQGQAQAFKRIGTIFYIEGNYQKSLEYQTQSLKILRKTSTNRGLATTLNSIALAYWKQGDYAQAKQYYEEALKPFREEAQPSEIAAGIFNNLAVLHKDQKNYVDAQRCYQQALDIRTALNNRQAMAASHLQLGLLYTEMAKATETAFHLEESIRLYEALNDFRGIMNTYNAQAAFFLLDTRYPQALTSGRRALQVAQNLGDKEGQARSHELMAKAWEGQNSPANALFHYKAYLRFKELAFQEQKSRQIVEILTRYDTERKEKENALLRKEQRIKDTELAYRKRVIRNQGLAVVGVSLTLILVGILAVVLYRANQIIRKANKVLQEQKAQVELKTHQLEQQKEEIAIQRDHLEAQSQHLEEVLEEVGKSNRIIRDSIAYASHIQEAMLPQLRAIKETFPESFIFFRPRDVVSGDVYWFHERESMSIIAAIDCTGHGVPGAFLSMIGNELLNKIVLFQGIVSPEEVLRLLHLEIRRTLKQKELSIWDGMDMSICVVYKDKPIIELAAAKQSVLYVQQGELHHVKGDRLSIGGITNTDDEVLYTKHTISVDQPTTLYLFSDGYHDQFGTLDGRRTKYKLHRFKDLLLRIHTLPMPEQKQALEAAFETWMEGHEQVDDVLVIGLQYGVS; this comes from the coding sequence ATGAAGCGACTGATACCCTTTTTATGGCTTTTGGCAAGCCTAAACACCTTTTTGTACGCCCAAAGCGGGGGGCAGTCAGTGCTGTATAAGCTCTCCACCGAAAGCCTCGAAAACCTGATTCAGTCCAATACTGACGACTCTACCAAGGTGGAGGTATACAATGAGTTGGCACAACGCCATATATTCAAACAAGAACTATCTCAAGCACTCGAATATGCCCAAAAAGCGCTCAGCCTGAGCAACCAACTAGCCTACGAACAAGGGCAGGCGCAAGCCTTCAAACGCATTGGTACTATTTTTTATATCGAAGGCAACTACCAAAAAAGCCTAGAGTACCAAACGCAATCACTCAAGATTTTGCGCAAAACAAGTACTAACAGAGGACTGGCTACCACCCTCAACAGTATCGCCCTAGCTTATTGGAAACAAGGAGATTATGCCCAAGCCAAACAATATTACGAAGAGGCGCTGAAGCCTTTCAGAGAAGAAGCCCAGCCTTCGGAAATAGCCGCCGGTATTTTCAACAACTTGGCCGTATTGCACAAAGACCAAAAAAATTATGTTGATGCCCAACGCTGCTATCAACAAGCACTCGATATTCGTACGGCGCTCAACAACCGCCAAGCAATGGCTGCCTCCCACCTACAGCTAGGCTTGCTCTACACCGAAATGGCCAAGGCTACTGAAACGGCTTTTCATTTGGAAGAAAGCATCCGCCTCTATGAAGCACTCAATGACTTCAGGGGGATTATGAACACCTACAATGCCCAAGCGGCTTTTTTCCTGCTCGACACCCGCTACCCCCAAGCGCTCACCAGCGGTCGGCGGGCTTTGCAAGTGGCTCAAAATCTGGGAGATAAAGAAGGACAGGCCCGCAGCCACGAACTGATGGCCAAGGCCTGGGAAGGGCAAAACAGCCCCGCCAATGCCCTCTTTCATTATAAAGCCTACCTCCGCTTCAAAGAACTGGCCTTTCAGGAGCAGAAATCCCGTCAGATTGTCGAAATCCTGACCCGCTACGATACCGAGCGCAAGGAAAAAGAAAATGCGCTCTTGCGCAAAGAACAACGCATCAAAGACACTGAGCTGGCCTACCGCAAACGGGTTATCCGCAACCAAGGCTTGGCCGTGGTGGGAGTCAGCCTGACACTGATCTTGGTCGGTATTTTGGCAGTGGTGCTCTATCGCGCCAACCAAATTATCCGAAAGGCCAATAAGGTCTTGCAAGAACAAAAAGCACAGGTAGAGCTCAAAACCCACCAGCTAGAGCAACAAAAAGAGGAAATTGCCATCCAACGAGACCATCTCGAAGCCCAAAGCCAACACCTCGAAGAAGTCCTAGAAGAGGTAGGCAAAAGCAACCGGATCATTCGCGATAGCATCGCCTATGCCTCCCATATCCAAGAAGCAATGTTGCCACAACTGCGCGCCATTAAAGAAACTTTTCCTGAGTCTTTTATCTTTTTCCGCCCGCGAGATGTCGTCTCGGGAGATGTCTACTGGTTTCACGAGCGAGAATCGATGAGCATTATCGCTGCCATCGACTGTACCGGCCACGGCGTGCCCGGAGCTTTTCTGAGTATGATTGGCAATGAGCTACTCAACAAAATTGTACTCTTTCAGGGCATTGTCTCCCCCGAGGAAGTGTTGCGCCTCTTGCACCTCGAAATCCGCCGCACCCTAAAACAAAAAGAATTGTCTATCTGGGATGGGATGGATATGTCTATCTGTGTGGTCTACAAAGATAAGCCCATCATAGAGTTGGCCGCCGCCAAGCAGTCGGTGCTTTATGTCCAACAAGGAGAGCTACACCACGTCAAAGGCGACCGCCTCTCTATTGGCGGCATTACCAATACCGACGACGAAGTGCTCTATACCAAACACACCATCAGCGTAGACCAACCTACTACGCTCTACCTCTTTTCTGATGGTTATCACGACCAGTTTGGTACGCTCGATGGGCGGCGGACAAAGTATAAGCTACACCGCTTCAAGGACTTGTTGTTGCGTATCCATACCCTGCCTATGCCCGAACAAAAAC